A region from the Afifella aestuarii genome encodes:
- a CDS encoding glycosyltransferase codes for MISDPSTTGGRSGKARGIGFQERGVTNEGMERVDGGANGRVETGSAERGRAPSRADLARHVTLVTVAYNSAEALRWQGAHSARLPGIVVDNGSSDATRAAARERGLGILAFDVNCGFGRGVMAGLAAVTTEFALVINPDAAMSEDGVAALLAAAERYPDCALFVPRIVNETGKVFFRVDSALEPRQKHRRPPEGDACIAMLSGAVMLVRVAPFLAFGGFDPAIFLYFEDDELAFRYRAARRPIIYVPEAEAVHLGNRSSGPSARPAAKSNRVKDISFGWSHAYVMEKTGRDSGRSVGRRSRALAVLRLAGSIAVCLVSGRFGKLRREAYRLKGFVRRLRGRPAPFLPPGEPECVALDLSHGKV; via the coding sequence ATGATCTCTGACCCCTCGACAACGGGCGGGCGGTCGGGCAAGGCCCGCGGCATCGGATTTCAGGAGCGCGGCGTGACGAACGAGGGGATGGAGCGGGTGGACGGCGGTGCCAATGGCCGCGTCGAGACAGGCAGCGCCGAGAGAGGCAGAGCGCCGAGCCGCGCAGATTTGGCCCGACACGTCACGCTCGTCACCGTCGCCTACAATTCGGCTGAGGCGTTGCGCTGGCAGGGCGCGCATTCGGCACGGCTGCCGGGCATCGTCGTCGACAATGGCAGCTCGGATGCCACACGGGCGGCGGCCAGGGAACGGGGCCTTGGCATTCTGGCGTTCGACGTGAATTGCGGTTTCGGCCGCGGCGTGATGGCCGGGCTTGCCGCTGTCACGACGGAATTCGCGCTCGTCATCAATCCCGATGCGGCGATGTCGGAGGATGGCGTCGCGGCGCTTCTTGCCGCGGCGGAGCGCTATCCGGACTGCGCGCTCTTCGTTCCGCGCATCGTCAACGAGACGGGGAAGGTGTTCTTTCGGGTCGATTCAGCGCTGGAGCCGCGCCAGAAGCACCGTCGCCCGCCCGAAGGCGATGCCTGCATCGCGATGCTGTCGGGGGCGGTGATGCTCGTCCGGGTGGCGCCGTTCCTCGCCTTCGGCGGCTTCGATCCGGCGATCTTTCTTTATTTCGAAGATGACGAGCTCGCGTTTCGCTACCGGGCGGCGCGGCGCCCGATCATCTATGTGCCGGAGGCGGAGGCGGTGCATCTCGGCAACCGGTCGTCCGGGCCTTCCGCCCGCCCGGCCGCGAAATCGAACCGCGTCAAAGACATCTCTTTCGGCTGGTCGCACGCCTATGTGATGGAGAAAACCGGGCGAGATTCTGGGAGGTCCGTTGGGCGGAGGAGCCGGGCGCTCGCCGTTCTGCGGCTGGCAGGCAGCATCGCCGTGTGCCTTGTCAGCGGGCGCTTTGGAAAATTGCGGCGGGAGGCTTACAGGCTCAAAGGTTTCGTGAGACGGCTGCGGGGGCGACCGGCGCCGTTTCTGCCGCCGGGCGAGCCGGAATGCGTGGCGCTCGACCTTTCTCACGGGAAGGTGTGA
- a CDS encoding GntR family transcriptional regulator: MRARREETNGQRGSRSQYALANQILDIVRDRRLEEGDRLAEVALATQLGVSRTPVRAALSLLAEEEIVRARPNQGYVLLKGWTALKSTILAAPSSSDDELYLDLIRERLQGDIPNTVTQTMLLDRFKTSRAVLLRTLSRMAEEGIVTKNKGRGWTFQPAIDTSVAMRNSYDFRIMVEPAALMLDTFEIDMVALDRARARHLWLLEQGEVLAPSSLELFAIDAQFHEMMAGFSNNSFFVQAIQHQNRMRRLLEYQGVQPVQRIVTWVKEHMEIMDALCANDRELAARRMRSHLENAYVSTMKLTAEAQKAAVARSKAKTQGRQNAPRRRERNDVSAESDLAG; this comes from the coding sequence ATGCGCGCCAGACGAGAGGAAACCAACGGGCAACGCGGTTCCAGGAGCCAATATGCTCTCGCCAACCAAATCCTGGATATCGTTCGAGATCGGCGGCTTGAAGAAGGCGATCGCCTGGCGGAAGTGGCGCTGGCAACCCAGCTCGGCGTGTCGCGCACGCCGGTGCGGGCGGCCCTCTCACTCCTTGCCGAGGAAGAGATCGTGCGGGCGCGTCCGAACCAGGGATATGTCCTCCTCAAGGGCTGGACGGCTCTGAAGAGCACGATTTTGGCGGCGCCGAGCAGCAGCGACGACGAGCTTTATCTCGATCTCATTCGCGAGCGCCTGCAGGGCGACATTCCCAATACCGTCACTCAGACGATGCTGCTCGACCGCTTCAAGACGAGCCGGGCCGTGCTGTTGCGCACGCTGTCGCGCATGGCCGAAGAAGGCATCGTGACCAAGAACAAGGGGCGCGGCTGGACGTTTCAGCCGGCGATCGACACCTCGGTGGCGATGCGCAACAGCTACGATTTCCGTATCATGGTGGAGCCTGCCGCTTTGATGCTCGACACGTTCGAGATCGACATGGTGGCGCTCGACCGCGCCCGCGCCCGGCATTTGTGGCTCCTGGAGCAGGGGGAAGTCCTGGCGCCGAGCAGCCTGGAATTGTTCGCCATCGATGCGCAATTCCACGAGATGATGGCCGGTTTCTCCAACAACAGCTTCTTCGTGCAGGCGATCCAGCATCAGAACCGTATGCGCCGGCTCCTGGAATATCAAGGCGTTCAGCCCGTTCAACGAATCGTGACCTGGGTGAAGGAGCATATGGAGATCATGGATGCGCTGTGCGCCAACGACCGCGAGCTTGCGGCGCGGAGAATGCGGTCGCATCTTGAAAACGCCTATGTGTCGACGATGAAACTGACCGCCGAAGCCCAGAAAGCCGCCGTTGCGCGCTCCAAGGCGAAGACCCAAGGGCGGCAGAACGCGCCGAGGCGGCGCGAGCGGAACGACGTATCGGCGGAGAGCGATCTCGCCGGATAA